The Girardinichthys multiradiatus isolate DD_20200921_A chromosome 23, DD_fGirMul_XY1, whole genome shotgun sequence DNA segment agtatattgactctgtggagctcctgatggacagttctggtggaaacaggagagttgaggtgcacatttaattctgccgcgatttgggcagccgtgattttatgttttttggatacaatccgggttagcacccgaacatccctttcaaacagcttcctcttgcgtccaaagacttgctgtcttggtcacagatgcgccagcaagacgtgcaccaacaatttgtcctcttttgaactctggtatgtcacccataatgttgtgtgcatttcaatattttgataaaaactgtgctcttaccctgctaattgaaccttcacactctgctcttactggtgcaatgtgcaatcaatgaagactggctaccaggctggtccaatttagccatgaaacctcccacactaaaatgacgggtgtttcagtttcattgtccaacccctgtatcttaaAGATCAAGATTATGACAATGTATGGAAAGTGAACAACATTCTTTAATTCACTTTGCAAAAAAACTCCTTTGTAGCTAGTTCATACTAGCAGACATTGCATAAGTTTTGATAATCTACTGAATCAGTTCTTCTGGCTCTAAGCCCTAGAAATAGGCTAacataactttaaaacaaaacagagatttCTTTTTTGACTGTGATGGTGACCCAAGTCATTTAAGCTTAGGCATTCGCCGATATGGAGTCTCAATCTGATACAACATTAAAGTAAATACAATAAATGGCATATAGGCTTAAACGTTTGCTAGTTTGTTAATGGCCTGCaaaatatttctacatttcaTCAGTAGTCTACATTCGTGTGTTTCGGCTGCTCCTCACTCACTCACTTAACATTAGTATTCTGCCAGTCACACCTGTGTTTGACATCAACGGATATTTTGTCCAAGCATACATTTTGCAAAAAACTTACATTTTGCTCCAGCTGATGCTGATTTCTTGCATAGCAGTTAGCTGAAGCGTTAAGCTAATGACTTGTTAAAATGTCAGCTTGTGAGATTATTCAGTATGGTTCCAGTTCATTGAGGACAAACAAAACGTACAGCAAAATTTAATCAACTGCTTCACAAACTTATCCATTTGCTTTGAATGTTTTAGGGAAATACTTTGTGGATGTGCCATGACATAATGTACAAAGGTTGAAGCAGTATAAATACTTTATAAAAATGGTGTCCAGACTGCTTGCAAAAGTGCTAAAAAAATTCTGATATATCTGTAAAGCTCCTTTTCATTGATTGAAGTGTGTTTAGGAAAGCAAAATAAGATGTAACCACAATGAAAGTGACAGTGAAGAacttctttaaaataccagttgTCTCTATCTgttcaaaacaaacaatggaaaacaaaaaggcagTGTACTCTGCAATCAGTCCTGACAGAAACAAAGCTGTCGGGCTTGTGTATCATTCTTTGGAGTGTACTGAGTCTGCtaagcattttcttttctttttaccagTAAAGCAGAGCTAAACAGCAAAACCAATGTTTGGAGAGACCAGGAAATGTCTAGAAGTGAGAGAATGAATACATAACGCTCATCTGTTTTAATGCTGACATCACCTAATAGCTTGGAGAAGTCATGCCagccaaaaaataacaaatatctCAGATATATTCCTATATTACACCTAAAGAGAAGATTCTATTGAAAACATGTATATCTGTATGAAAATAACACATTTCCATCTCAGTAAAAACAGCAGTCATCATTTTTGCACATCTAAAAACAGCATAATTGAAACCTGATTGTGTTAGTTAAGTTACTCATGTACCATGTTTTCTCTTAAAGCTTGTGTCATCTGTTTGGTATTTACCACTTCCCTTTCTGAAGACACCAAGGACTGCATCAACATTTTTCATTGATCACTGTATATTTTTTCACAACAGATATCATGATTCCAGAGGGTTTATTGCTCAGAATTTAGATCAACATGTGGACAGGGACCGCAATGATTTCCTTCCTGATTCTTTTTAAAAGGGAACTTCAAGATTTGGTAAGAAAGTGTCCTGCCCTGTATGTGGGGGCTGAAATTGTAACATCTCTTTAGGACATGGTTTTACAATACCCTACACTCATGTTTGGTGCTTCTGTTCCTTTCCTTCTCATCCTGATCCAAGGTAAATCAATGTTTTAGCCTTTTTTTAGTTGATGTTATTTGTAGCTTGCTCGTTAGCTGAAGGGTATGtgggtttttatgtgttttatgtgtttatgtttgatCTATCATCCCTTCTCTTCACAGTGTCTTCCTGCACCCTCAAAGTCACTGGTTACATCGGGCAGGATGTTACTTTGCCCTGCACATATGATGCCCAAGCTAATGGAATCCTAAGTTTCTGCTGGGGACACGGGAAGGTGCCCCAATTCAAGTGCAACAACATGATCCTCTCGTCGTATTATGGGGATGTGACTTTTAGAGAGTCCCCCAGGTACCAGCTGCTGAGCCAAGTGACGCAGGGCAACGTTTCCTTGACCATTCTTAATGCTCAGAGAGGAGATGCTGGCAACTACGGCTGCAGGGTGGAAATTCCTGGGGTGTTTAACGACCATAAGATCAACATACACCTGATCATGGAAGAAGGTAATGCTTGCTAAAAGGAACAGCATGGTATTGGCAACTACTAAACTGGTTCATCTGATGTATGCCACTGTGAAAGCGATGCCAGCGAAGGAATACCAGCCATTCCAGGCAACTACAGGATAGTACAGGATAGTAGATGATAGTAGATAGGGAATGACCCCTCACATATTTTCTAAGCAAAATACAACCGACA contains these protein-coding regions:
- the LOC124859951 gene encoding hepatitis A virus cellular receptor 1 homolog isoform X2; translated protein: MVLQYPTLMFGASVPFLLILIQVSSCTLKVTGYIGQDVTLPCTYDAQANGILSFCWGHGKVPQFKCNNMILSSYYGDVTFRESPRYQLLSQVTQGNVSLTILNAQRGDAGNYGCRVEIPGVFNDHKINIHLIMEEEIFISDEMNATGSTNEEILGVLLNNSNIGRIAAIFLLTIILILIIRRKVLARRTTAPQQFSIFTVENIYNTIPVDK
- the LOC124859951 gene encoding hepatitis A virus cellular receptor 1 homolog isoform X3 is translated as MVLQYPTLMFGASVPFLLILIQVSSCTLKVTGYIGQDVTLPCTYDAQANGILSFCWGHGKVPQFKCNNMILSSYYGDVTFRESPRYQLLSQVTQGNVSLTILNAQRGDAGNYGCRVEIPGVFNDHKINIHLIMEEDEMNATGSTNEEILGVLLNNSNIGRIAAIFLLTIILILIITGRKVLARRTTAPQQFSIFTVENIYNTIPVDK
- the LOC124859951 gene encoding hepatitis A virus cellular receptor 1 homolog isoform X4, whose product is MVLQYPTLMFGASVPFLLILIQVSSCTLKVTGYIGQDVTLPCTYDAQANGILSFCWGHGKVPQFKCNNMILSSYYGDVTFRESPRYQLLSQVTQGNVSLTILNAQRGDAGNYGCRVEIPGVFNDHKINIHLIMEEDEMNATGSTNEEILGVLLNNSNIGRIAAIFLLTIILILIIRRKVLARRTTAPQQFSIFTVENIYNTIPVDK
- the LOC124859951 gene encoding hepatitis A virus cellular receptor 1 homolog isoform X1; translated protein: MVLQYPTLMFGASVPFLLILIQVSSCTLKVTGYIGQDVTLPCTYDAQANGILSFCWGHGKVPQFKCNNMILSSYYGDVTFRESPRYQLLSQVTQGNVSLTILNAQRGDAGNYGCRVEIPGVFNDHKINIHLIMEEEIFISDEMNATGSTNEEILGVLLNNSNIGRIAAIFLLTIILILIITGRKVLARRTTAPQQFSIFTVENIYNTIPVDK